A stretch of Myroides oncorhynchi DNA encodes these proteins:
- a CDS encoding SusC/RagA family TonB-linked outer membrane protein codes for MLLSQNISAQQKALKGVVTEGGLPLPGVTVMIKGTDKGTQTDLSGNYTLNVQKGDVLVFSFVGMNDATHKVGDAPVYNVSLTAEGNQLGEVVVLAYGQSKGRNEVTGNVVTVQGDVIGKTPTVSVDQALQGRVAGLQMATTSGSPGATQNIRIRGRNSLSANNEPLFVVDGIPLTSGNISGNNEGTSLSSISGINSEDIETMTVLKDAAATAAYGARGGNGVIVITTKKGRKGEPSYSLKTSIGFQNLARKGPDFLSGEEKKDLWLEANFNTHGASKGFTMDNVWDWYTGYYGPNNVLTRWVANGSQDNDWRNAVLNKDAITSTVSLGVNGGDENGTYYANFAHEKFDGVVIGSDFRKVSGAFNMTRKLNDRLDIKIGANVSNILQNGINEAGAYFSNPNLSGMFISPWASIYNEDGTYNLNIPAGLHNPLYVTENNISRNDVIRVMSSNTLGYKVLDNLKFESTLGLDYLLANYKTYLNPLHGDGRSYDGSASETDRKRFNYVWQNSLNYKFYVGDDHKFDARVLMEYQKNKANILEGRGEVLPPGMISLGASATNYQASAGYTDWTNLGFLGLLNYNYNDRYLIDLTLRREGSSRFSEDKRWGTFFAVGGAWNISSESFMQDVEFINLLRLRGSVGSTGNSEIASNTYAQLLSPGQYNGESAMTSTQFGGLLGWEKQSKTDIGIEFGMFDNRLTGSFTYFMSKSKDLLYARPLSRTSGFASQWTNLGDLKNSGIEIELNYDVIRSEDFNWSIGGNLGTVKNEMVSMPIVDGKPLEVLGSFKGTAEGKILEEWRLKEYAGVDAQTGLAQWYMADGTKTSNYNAAETRYLNTSALPKVTGAINTHIDYKGFYLDALFSFAAGYSVYDYWSSYTNSVNSRSLYNYNGTTELLERWQKPGDITDVPMLTVGGGATYTSPSTRWLYDGDHIRLKQITFGYNLKPKVAKSLGLDAVNLSVSARNPLTWVKDSRLKWDPEVDATGYIEMATPPLKSFVFTLNVKF; via the coding sequence ATGCTTCTATCGCAGAATATCTCGGCGCAACAAAAAGCTCTGAAAGGAGTGGTTACTGAAGGAGGCTTACCTCTTCCTGGTGTAACTGTAATGATTAAAGGTACAGATAAAGGTACCCAAACAGACTTAAGTGGTAATTATACATTAAATGTTCAAAAAGGAGATGTTTTAGTTTTCTCTTTTGTTGGGATGAATGATGCAACTCATAAAGTTGGCGATGCTCCAGTTTATAACGTAAGCCTTACAGCAGAGGGTAATCAATTAGGAGAGGTTGTGGTTTTGGCTTATGGTCAAAGTAAGGGACGTAATGAGGTTACTGGAAACGTTGTAACGGTGCAAGGAGATGTTATTGGAAAAACTCCTACTGTTTCTGTTGATCAAGCTTTACAAGGTAGGGTAGCAGGATTACAAATGGCAACTACATCAGGGTCACCAGGAGCAACGCAAAACATTCGTATTCGTGGTCGTAACTCTTTATCTGCTAATAATGAGCCATTATTCGTAGTGGATGGTATACCGCTTACAAGTGGAAATATATCTGGAAATAATGAAGGTACTTCTCTTTCTTCTATCTCAGGGATAAACTCAGAGGATATCGAGACTATGACTGTCCTGAAAGATGCTGCTGCAACTGCTGCTTATGGAGCTCGTGGAGGTAATGGGGTTATCGTTATTACAACTAAGAAAGGAAGAAAAGGAGAGCCTAGTTATAGTTTAAAAACTTCTATTGGATTTCAGAATTTAGCAAGAAAGGGACCTGACTTCTTAAGTGGAGAGGAGAAAAAAGATTTGTGGTTAGAAGCTAATTTCAATACGCATGGTGCTTCAAAAGGATTTACGATGGATAATGTTTGGGATTGGTATACTGGATATTATGGACCAAATAACGTTTTGACACGATGGGTGGCTAATGGGTCTCAAGATAATGATTGGAGAAATGCGGTACTGAATAAAGATGCGATTACATCTACGGTCTCTCTAGGTGTAAATGGAGGAGATGAGAATGGAACATATTACGCTAATTTCGCTCATGAGAAGTTCGATGGAGTTGTGATAGGTTCTGACTTTAGGAAGGTTTCTGGGGCATTTAATATGACTAGAAAGTTAAATGATAGATTAGATATTAAGATAGGGGCAAACGTATCTAATATTCTTCAGAATGGAATTAACGAGGCAGGAGCATATTTTTCTAATCCTAACTTATCAGGAATGTTTATTTCTCCTTGGGCATCAATCTATAATGAAGATGGGACGTATAACCTTAATATTCCTGCTGGATTGCATAACCCACTGTATGTAACAGAGAATAATATTTCTCGAAATGATGTTATACGAGTGATGTCAAGTAATACTTTAGGATATAAGGTTCTTGATAATTTAAAATTTGAGTCAACTTTAGGATTAGATTATCTATTGGCAAATTATAAAACGTATCTTAATCCTCTTCACGGTGATGGTAGATCTTATGATGGATCTGCTAGTGAGACTGATCGAAAAAGATTTAACTATGTATGGCAAAATAGTTTAAATTATAAGTTTTATGTTGGTGATGATCACAAGTTTGACGCGAGAGTGTTGATGGAGTATCAAAAGAATAAAGCAAATATTTTAGAGGGTAGGGGGGAAGTTTTACCTCCTGGAATGATTAGTCTTGGTGCATCTGCTACTAATTACCAGGCTAGTGCAGGATATACTGATTGGACTAACTTAGGATTCTTAGGATTGTTAAACTATAATTACAATGATAGATACTTAATTGACTTAACTTTGCGTAGAGAAGGGTCTTCTCGTTTTTCTGAAGACAAGAGATGGGGAACGTTCTTTGCTGTAGGAGGTGCTTGGAATATTAGTTCTGAGTCATTTATGCAAGATGTGGAGTTTATTAACTTATTGCGTTTAAGAGGATCTGTTGGTTCAACAGGTAACTCAGAGATTGCTTCTAATACTTATGCTCAACTTTTAAGTCCAGGTCAGTACAATGGAGAATCAGCTATGACATCAACTCAGTTTGGGGGATTGTTAGGTTGGGAAAAACAATCTAAAACGGATATAGGTATTGAATTTGGGATGTTTGACAATCGTTTAACAGGATCGTTCACTTATTTTATGAGTAAGAGTAAAGATCTATTGTATGCAAGACCATTATCACGTACGTCAGGATTCGCTAGTCAATGGACAAATTTAGGGGATTTAAAGAATAGCGGTATTGAAATCGAATTAAACTATGATGTAATTCGCTCAGAAGATTTTAATTGGTCTATAGGTGGAAATTTAGGAACTGTTAAAAACGAAATGGTAAGTATGCCGATAGTTGATGGTAAACCTCTAGAGGTGTTAGGAAGCTTTAAAGGAACTGCTGAAGGAAAAATATTAGAAGAGTGGAGATTAAAAGAGTATGCAGGTGTAGATGCTCAGACTGGTTTAGCACAGTGGTATATGGCTGATGGAACTAAAACATCAAACTATAATGCTGCTGAAACTAGGTATTTAAATACAAGTGCATTGCCAAAAGTTACAGGAGCAATAAATACACATATTGATTACAAAGGATTCTATTTAGATGCTTTGTTTTCTTTTGCTGCGGGTTATAGTGTATATGACTATTGGTCTTCTTATACAAATTCTGTTAATAGTAGATCATTGTATAATTATAATGGAACTACTGAATTGTTAGAAAGATGGCAGAAACCAGGTGATATTACTGATGTACCTATGCTTACAGTGGGGGGTGGGGCAACTTATACATCACCTAGTACAAGATGGTTATATGATGGGGATCATATCCGTTTAAAACAGATAACTTTTGGTTATAATTTGAAACCAAAAGTTGCAAAGTCGTTAGGATTAGATGCAGTTAATTTATCTGTTTCTGCACGTAATCCTTTAACTTGGGTGAAAGATAGTAGATTGAAATGGGACCCAGAGGTTGATGCTACTGGATATATTGAAATGGCAACACCTCCGTTGAAATCATTTGTATTTACGTTAAACGTTAAATTTTAA
- a CDS encoding RagB/SusD family nutrient uptake outer membrane protein has product MKKKIIKIVLMFTLCSSVTFVSCSLDPKLTEEIDFDKSPIKNDAELGAATIGIYALMKSNEYYGNNIIAFSEVRSDNAYSNNATNRLGNVSGFGLTPTASYAVGTWTQIYKVVSASNRVIEASYNDMGGFAQICKGEAHIIRALAHYDLLKNYGEQYVENGGLDALGVPYVKKYGAIKTSITRSNVAANRVDIYEDLDRGIELLKNGDQKSKVKVTLATAYGIKARAALFFSNWDTKDLVIAKENAKKAMELSRGDIISRSAFKDTYKADDPQNNSIFEIKFSGSDNPGTNSLYYVYNSNKDEGYGPIVVNFKVSSLFGLDAPIGKNEANDIRADIEMIDNNYRGVLQNIGKYVKMASNIKVLRYEEMLLTFIEADFRQNNQITGESLKYFNDLRAKRLVNYEAVRTYSLEDIRIERQKELLFEGFGFEDAMRFRRAIKNPRITGGIMDYGKPLLAFPIPQSEINASGIKQNRAY; this is encoded by the coding sequence ATGAAAAAGAAAATAATTAAAATAGTATTAATGTTTACACTGTGTAGCAGTGTAACATTTGTATCGTGTTCTTTAGATCCAAAATTAACAGAGGAAATAGATTTTGATAAGAGTCCTATTAAAAATGACGCAGAGTTAGGTGCTGCTACTATCGGAATCTATGCATTAATGAAGTCGAATGAATATTATGGTAATAATATTATTGCTTTTTCTGAAGTGCGATCAGATAACGCTTATTCTAATAACGCTACTAACCGATTAGGGAATGTTAGTGGTTTTGGGTTGACACCTACAGCTAGTTATGCAGTTGGTACTTGGACTCAAATATATAAAGTAGTATCTGCTTCTAATCGTGTTATAGAAGCATCTTATAATGATATGGGTGGATTTGCACAGATATGTAAAGGAGAAGCACATATTATAAGAGCGTTAGCTCATTATGATTTGTTAAAAAATTATGGGGAGCAATATGTGGAAAATGGAGGACTTGATGCATTAGGAGTTCCTTATGTTAAAAAATATGGAGCAATAAAGACTAGTATAACTAGGAGCAATGTTGCTGCTAATAGAGTCGATATTTATGAAGATCTTGATCGTGGTATTGAATTACTTAAAAATGGCGATCAAAAAAGTAAGGTTAAAGTGACTCTCGCAACTGCTTATGGAATTAAAGCGAGAGCGGCGCTTTTCTTTTCAAATTGGGATACAAAAGATTTAGTAATCGCAAAGGAGAATGCAAAAAAAGCAATGGAACTATCTAGAGGTGATATCATTAGTAGATCTGCATTTAAAGACACTTATAAAGCAGACGATCCTCAGAATAACTCTATTTTTGAAATTAAGTTTTCTGGATCAGATAATCCAGGAACAAACTCACTATACTATGTGTATAATTCTAATAAAGATGAAGGATACGGACCAATTGTAGTGAATTTTAAGGTGTCTAGCTTATTTGGTTTAGATGCACCAATAGGTAAAAATGAAGCAAATGATATTCGTGCTGACATTGAGATGATTGATAATAACTACCGAGGAGTGCTACAAAATATTGGAAAATATGTCAAAATGGCGTCTAATATCAAAGTACTTAGATATGAGGAAATGTTACTGACTTTTATAGAAGCAGATTTTAGACAGAATAATCAAATAACAGGAGAGTCTTTAAAATACTTTAATGATTTACGTGCTAAAAGATTAGTCAACTATGAAGCTGTTAGAACTTATTCTTTGGAGGATATTCGTATAGAGAGACAGAAAGAACTCTTGTTTGAAGGATTTGGCTTTGAAGATGCAATGAGATTTCGAAGAGCAATCAAGAATCCTAGAATTACAGGAGGTATAATGGATTATGGAAAGCCGTTATTAGCATTTCCAATTCCTCAAAGTGAAATTAATGCAAGTGGTATAAAACAGAATAGAGCTTATTAA
- a CDS encoding SusC/RagA family TonB-linked outer membrane protein — MKKSRLHWFYASLLLCSITTGYAQNKTLTGTVSEGGTPLPGVSVTIKGTTEGTQTDLSGKYSLKVKAGDVLVFSFIGMKETTYKVGAASSYNTSLLSEDNQLDEVVVLAYGQVKKKNEITGNVVAIKGEDISNTPTVSVEQALQGRVAGLQMATTSGSPGATQNIRIRGRNSVSATNEPLYVIDGIPVINSNLSNSTSVTSISPLAALNSEDIESMTVLKDAAATAVYGARGSNGVILITTKRGKQGKPSYSFKSLIGFQNKAVKGARMLTGNEKGDLWVEAISNTTGQSKESVIDNYASIIGNDLFLYWHKNGRQDTDWSELVKVKNAPMSSLNLSVNGGDERGSYFASIGHEKSEGVVIGTDFRRVSGNFSFNRKLSDKIDISIGANVSNIKQNGILEGGAYFSNPNLSGILMNPWAAAYNKDGSYNLNNGLLGGLPNIRYVIDNNINRNDMTRVLSSNTFGYKILDNLKFESTLGLDYTFINFQSYNNPMHGDGRGVGGSASQSDRRVFNYVWQNSLNYNFYLGENHRFDVRALMEFQKNKYNMLSGSGQVMPPGLISLGSTAANYNATSNYYDWVQLSYLGLLNYSYDNRYLVDMTLRREGSSRFSEDNRWGTFWAIGGAWNMHQDFFKESDVINTLRLRGSVGSTGNSSINTNVYQHLVEAASYNNEAGLVSKQIGGDLGWEKQFKTDIGIEFGFFNNRISGGFAFYKSKTKDLLYSLPLSLTTGFSSKWINQGELENKGFEVELNFNIVDNADFKWSLGGNVGFVKDKLTSMPTALKSYTADKEGHKINEWYMPEYAGVDSQTGLAQWYKADGTRTSKYGDAEKRFQGASALPKASGGVNTHVEYKGFYVDALFTFATGYKVYDYWSQITSMPNSSALYNYNGNSELLDRWQKPGDITMVPKLTIDGGNAYTQPSTRFLFDGDHIRFRQLTIGYNLNKQAVKTLGLDSVNFSVAALNPFTWVKDKRLKYDPEVDASGNIEFASPPLKSIVFSLNVKF, encoded by the coding sequence ATGAAGAAATCTAGACTACATTGGTTTTATGCTAGTTTGTTGTTATGCTCAATAACTACAGGCTATGCGCAAAACAAAACCCTTACAGGTACTGTAAGTGAAGGAGGAACACCGCTGCCTGGTGTTTCTGTCACAATAAAAGGCACGACTGAAGGAACTCAGACCGACTTAAGTGGGAAATATTCATTAAAAGTAAAAGCAGGTGACGTTTTAGTTTTTTCTTTTATTGGTATGAAAGAGACTACTTATAAAGTTGGTGCGGCTAGCTCTTATAATACTTCTTTATTAAGTGAAGACAATCAATTAGACGAAGTAGTAGTTCTGGCTTATGGACAAGTGAAAAAGAAAAATGAAATCACAGGTAATGTTGTTGCTATTAAAGGAGAAGATATTTCAAATACTCCGACTGTTTCTGTAGAGCAAGCTTTACAAGGACGAGTTGCTGGTTTGCAAATGGCTACTACATCAGGTTCGCCTGGAGCAACACAAAACATTCGTATTCGAGGACGTAACTCTGTTTCTGCGACTAATGAACCTCTTTATGTAATAGATGGAATACCTGTTATTAATAGCAATTTGTCTAATTCTACAAGTGTAACTTCTATATCACCATTGGCAGCACTGAATTCAGAAGATATTGAATCAATGACAGTATTAAAGGATGCAGCAGCTACTGCTGTATATGGAGCCAGAGGGTCTAATGGGGTAATCTTGATAACAACTAAAAGAGGAAAACAAGGAAAACCTTCTTATAGTTTTAAATCTTTGATAGGGTTTCAAAATAAAGCAGTCAAAGGAGCTCGTATGCTGACAGGTAACGAGAAAGGAGATTTATGGGTTGAAGCTATTAGTAACACAACGGGGCAATCTAAAGAGAGCGTGATAGATAATTACGCTTCTATTATTGGAAATGACTTATTTCTTTATTGGCATAAAAATGGTCGTCAAGATACGGACTGGTCTGAACTTGTAAAAGTAAAGAATGCGCCTATGTCTAGTTTAAATCTATCTGTTAATGGAGGTGATGAAAGAGGGAGTTATTTTGCCTCGATAGGACATGAAAAAAGTGAAGGTGTAGTCATTGGAACTGATTTTAGGAGAGTATCTGGAAATTTTAGTTTCAACAGAAAATTAAGTGATAAGATAGATATAAGCATTGGAGCTAATGTTTCTAATATTAAGCAAAATGGAATACTTGAAGGTGGAGCTTACTTTAGTAATCCAAATTTAAGTGGGATTTTAATGAATCCATGGGCTGCAGCTTATAATAAAGATGGTAGTTATAACTTGAATAATGGATTGTTAGGTGGGTTACCTAATATTCGATATGTCATTGATAATAATATTAATAGAAATGATATGACTAGAGTGCTTTCTAGTAATACATTTGGATATAAAATTTTAGATAATTTAAAATTTGAATCTACTTTAGGATTAGATTATACATTTATAAACTTCCAAAGTTATAATAATCCAATGCATGGTGATGGAAGAGGGGTTGGTGGTAGTGCTTCTCAATCTGATCGTCGAGTTTTTAATTATGTGTGGCAAAACTCCCTAAATTATAATTTCTATTTAGGAGAGAATCATCGTTTTGATGTAAGAGCATTAATGGAGTTTCAGAAGAATAAGTACAATATGCTTAGCGGAAGTGGTCAAGTTATGCCTCCTGGACTAATAAGTTTAGGTAGTACAGCTGCTAATTATAATGCTACATCTAACTATTACGATTGGGTTCAATTGAGCTACCTTGGATTGTTGAATTACTCTTATGATAATCGTTATCTAGTTGATATGACATTAAGAAGAGAGGGGTCTTCTCGTTTTTCAGAAGATAATCGTTGGGGTACTTTTTGGGCAATAGGAGGAGCTTGGAACATGCATCAAGATTTTTTCAAAGAGTCAGATGTTATAAATACTTTAAGACTTAGAGGGTCAGTTGGGTCAACAGGGAATTCTTCAATTAATACGAATGTATATCAACATCTAGTAGAGGCTGCATCTTATAATAACGAAGCTGGTTTAGTATCAAAGCAGATTGGCGGTGATTTAGGCTGGGAAAAACAATTTAAAACAGACATAGGTATTGAGTTTGGTTTCTTTAACAATAGAATTAGTGGGGGATTTGCTTTTTATAAAAGTAAAACAAAGGATCTTTTATATAGTTTACCTCTGTCTCTTACTACTGGTTTTAGTTCAAAGTGGATTAATCAAGGAGAGCTTGAGAATAAAGGATTCGAAGTTGAGCTTAATTTTAATATAGTTGATAATGCTGATTTTAAGTGGTCGCTTGGAGGAAATGTTGGTTTTGTAAAGGATAAGTTGACAAGTATGCCTACTGCTTTAAAAAGCTATACTGCGGATAAAGAAGGGCATAAGATTAATGAGTGGTATATGCCAGAATATGCAGGAGTGGATTCTCAAACTGGTTTAGCTCAATGGTATAAAGCTGATGGTACTAGAACAAGTAAATATGGGGATGCAGAGAAACGCTTTCAAGGAGCAAGTGCATTGCCTAAAGCAAGTGGAGGTGTTAATACACATGTTGAGTACAAAGGTTTTTATGTAGATGCATTATTTACGTTTGCAACAGGATATAAAGTTTATGATTATTGGTCGCAAATTACAAGTATGCCTAATTCATCTGCTTTGTACAATTACAATGGTAATAGTGAGTTATTAGATCGTTGGCAGAAGCCAGGAGATATTACTATGGTTCCTAAATTGACTATAGATGGTGGTAATGCTTATACTCAACCTAGTACAAGGTTTTTATTTGATGGAGATCATATTCGCTTTAGACAATTAACAATAGGTTATAATCTTAATAAACAAGCGGTTAAAACACTTGGATTAGATAGTGTTAATTTTTCTGTAGCAGCACTAAATCCATTTACTTGGGTTAAAGATAAGCGATTGAAGTATGATCCAGAAGTGGATGCTAGTGGTAATATTGAATTTGCATCGCCTCCTTTGAAATCGATAGTATTCTCATTAAATGTCAAGTTTTAA
- a CDS encoding RagB/SusD family nutrient uptake outer membrane protein, which produces MKNIVKVFLLAGFVGLASTSFTACSLDSIDSNTKDNEKFPIKSVEELAASLNGSYARMAAETYYGRDIIAFSESRSSYMYSTDETGRFGSISGFTILPTHAYSLDTWGQVYRVISNTNRVIEADIEENNTVKYYKGQAYVLRAIAHYDLVRLYGEQYVGGLGLNALGVPYKTSFLDIDEKISRPTVRENQKSILADLEKGIKMMTEAEKAIGVGSRVRLNVASAYGFKSRIALFFSKYDASMLNVVVESSAKVMELAPSSNVAVMSRSSFLDAYKGDGIMSNSLFELAQSGTDNLSTNSLFYIYSLDGYGDLVCMEDSVIDIFPELEGDLSVDDIRSEIVGLDEDEDNIRNLGKYTVRTSNIRVMRIEEIMMNYIEATLKGASNGNNALALDYLNAIVSQRVTLQKPQVGTEVRPSAVAKKYTTLTFEDYKKERVRELMFEGFAYEDIMRWGGEVSNPKSEVNKLLSNGKVVFGDKFAAFPIPQSEINVSKIEQNQAYK; this is translated from the coding sequence ATGAAAAATATAGTTAAAGTCTTTTTACTTGCAGGATTCGTGGGATTAGCAAGTACAAGTTTTACAGCATGTTCATTAGACTCTATAGACTCTAATACGAAAGATAATGAGAAATTTCCTATAAAATCAGTAGAGGAGCTAGCTGCAAGTTTGAATGGTTCTTATGCTCGTATGGCAGCAGAAACGTATTATGGTCGCGATATTATAGCGTTTTCAGAAAGCCGTTCATCGTATATGTATTCAACAGATGAAACTGGTCGTTTTGGTTCTATTTCAGGATTTACAATTCTTCCCACACATGCTTATTCGTTAGATACTTGGGGGCAAGTATATAGAGTGATTTCGAATACTAATCGAGTTATAGAAGCAGATATCGAGGAGAATAATACTGTTAAGTATTATAAAGGTCAGGCTTATGTACTGAGAGCGATTGCTCATTATGATTTGGTTAGATTGTATGGAGAACAATATGTAGGGGGATTAGGGTTGAATGCATTAGGTGTGCCTTATAAAACTTCTTTTTTAGATATTGATGAAAAGATTTCTCGCCCAACCGTAAGAGAAAATCAAAAATCAATATTAGCTGATTTAGAAAAGGGGATCAAAATGATGACTGAAGCAGAGAAGGCTATTGGAGTTGGTAGTCGCGTTCGTTTGAACGTTGCAAGTGCTTATGGTTTTAAATCAAGAATTGCTTTGTTTTTTAGCAAATATGATGCTAGTATGTTAAATGTAGTTGTAGAAAGTTCTGCAAAAGTTATGGAGCTGGCACCTAGTTCTAATGTTGCTGTAATGAGTAGAAGTTCTTTTTTAGATGCCTATAAAGGTGATGGAATTATGAGTAATTCTCTATTTGAATTAGCACAGTCAGGAACTGATAATTTATCTACGAATAGTTTGTTTTATATTTATTCTTTAGATGGATATGGTGATTTGGTTTGTATGGAAGATTCTGTGATAGATATATTTCCAGAATTAGAAGGAGATTTATCTGTAGATGATATTCGTAGTGAGATTGTTGGATTAGATGAAGATGAAGATAATATTCGAAATTTAGGAAAATATACAGTTCGCACATCTAATATTCGTGTTATGCGAATAGAAGAAATTATGATGAACTATATTGAAGCAACTCTAAAAGGCGCTTCTAATGGTAATAATGCATTGGCTCTAGATTATTTGAATGCTATTGTTTCCCAACGTGTTACTCTACAAAAACCGCAAGTAGGAACTGAGGTGCGCCCTTCAGCTGTAGCTAAGAAGTACACAACATTAACATTTGAGGATTATAAGAAGGAAAGGGTTAGAGAATTAATGTTTGAAGGATTCGCTTATGAAGATATTATGCGTTGGGGTGGAGAAGTTTCAAATCCTAAGAGTGAGGTAAATAAGCTTCTAAGTAATGGTAAAGTTGTATTTGGAGATAAATTTGCTGCATTTCCAATACCTCAATCAGAAATTAACGTAAGTAAGATTGAACAAAATCAAGCATACAAATAA